The sequence TCCTCATGCTCGGCATCTGGCCGATCATCATGGGCTGCACGATGTGGGCGCAGATGAAGCTCAACCCGGCCCCGCCGGACCCGACGCAGAAGATGATCTTCGACTGGATGCCGCTGGTCTTCACCTTCATGCTGGCCTCCTTCGCCTCCGGTCTCGTCATCTACTGGGCGTGGAACAACACCCTGTCGGTGATCCAGCAGTCGATCATCATGCGCAAGAACGGCGTGAAGATCGAATTGTGGGACAATGTGAAGAGCACCTTCGTCCGCAAGAAGAAGCCAAAGGCCGGCTGAGGAAGGCGCGCACACCATGGAACAGGCCGACGACACGTCCGCCGCGTCGGCCTTCACGCCCGACGAGATCGAGGCCGGGCGACGCCTCTTCGCCGGCGAGTGGACCTTCCTCTCGGCGGCACCGACCATCGCCACGCTGCCGCCCATGCGTTCGATCGAAATCGCGTTGGCCGGCCGCTCCAATGTCGGCAAGTCGAGCCTCGTCAACGCGCTGACCGGGCGCAAGGCGCTGGCCCGCACCTCGGTGACGCCGGGCCGCACACAGGAGCTGATCTTCTTCGGTCTCGGCCCGGACCTCACCCTGGTCGACATGCCCGGCTATGGCTTCGCCAAGGCGCCGAAGGACAAGGTCGACGCCTGGACCGCCACCGTCCACGCTTACTTGCGCGGGCGCGCCAACCTCGCCCGCGTCTTCGTGCTGATCGATTCCCGCCATGGGCTGAAGCCGATCGACCGCGACGTGCTGGACGGGCTCGACAAGGCGGCCGTCTCCTATGCCGTGGTACTCACCAAGGCCGACCAGCTGAAACCGGCGGAACTCGCCCAGCGGGTCGAGGAGACGCAGGCGGGTCTCGCCCGGCGTCCGGCGGCGTTCCCGCTCGTCTTTCCCACCTCCAGCCGCGATGGCAGCGGCATTGGCGAGTTGCGCGCGGCGGTGATCCGGCTGATGGCCGAGCGCGGCGTGCGCTGAGGCATCTTCCTGCGGGTTGGCGCGTTAACGCCCCAGCAGGGTTTGATCGCCGGCTTTTGACCCCTGTCATGGCCGGCCCCTGTCGGGCGCGCGAAGGTCGCGCGCGTTAACCGCAGGAGAGTCCGATGCCCAAGATGAAAGCCGCCATCTTCGTCGAGCCCGGCCGAATCGTTCTCGACGAGAAGCCGATTCCCGATGTCGGGCCGCTTGACGCGCTGGTGCGCGTCACCACCACCACCATCTGCGGCACCGATGTGCACATCCTCAAGGGCGAGTATCCCGTCGCCAAGGGCCTCACCATCGGCCATGAGCCGGTGGGCGTGATCGAGAAGCTCGGCTCGGCCGTGACCGGCTACAGCGAAGGCCAGCGCGTCATTGCCGGCGCCATCACCCCCTCAGGCCATTCCTATGCCTGCCTGTGCGGCTGCGGCTCGCAGGACGGCCCCGGCATGAAGCACGGCTTCAAGCCCATGGGCGGCTGGAAATTCGGCAACACCATCGACGGTACCCAGGCGGAATATGTGCTGGTGCCCGATGCCCTCGCCAATCTCGCCCCGGTGCCGGACGCGCTGACCGACGAAGAAGTGCTGATGTGCCCGGACATCATGTCCACGGGCTTCTCCGGCGCGGAAAGCGGCGCGGTGCAGATCGGCGACATCGTCGCGGTGTTCGCGCTCGGCCCCATCGGCCTGTGCGCCGTCGCCGGCGCCAAGCTGAAGGGCGCCACCCGCATCATCGGCGTCGACACCGTGCCGGAGCGCCTCGCCATCGCCCGGCAGCTCGGCTGCAGCGACGTGGTGGACTTCAAGCAGGGCGACGTGGTCGAGCAGATTCTGGCGCTGACCGACGGGCGCGGGGTCGATGTCGCCATCGAGGCGCTGGGCACCCAGCACACATTCGAAAGCGCGCTGAAAGTGCTGCGCCCCGGCGGGACGCTCTCTTCGCTCGGCGTCTATTCCACCGATCTCAAGATCCCGCTCGGCGCCTTCTCCGCCGGCCTCGGTGACAACAAGATCGTCACCACGCTCTGCCCCGGCGGCAAGGAGCGCATGCGCCGGCTGATCGACGTGATCGCCTCCGGCCGGGTGGACCTGAAACCGCTGGTCACGCATCGCTTCAAGCTGGACGATATCGAGGCCGCCTACGACCTGTTCTCGCATCAGCGCGACGGCGTGCTGAAAGTGGCTATTACGCCGTAACGGTCTCCACCGTCCCTGCGGCGCACTGCGAACGCTCCCGGAACGGCCTTCAGAGCCGTCCGGGACGACGCGCGGCGGCGTCAGCCATCATTGGCGGAACTGAGCCGATTGGCGGGGATATAGCCGCCCTGCTGGCGGATGCGCAGGCCCGCGCCACCGCCGCTGCTGGCCTGGCCGGGGGCGAGAAGTTCCACGCCCCCCTCTTCCAAGGCGCGCAACACGCGCTCGGCTTCCGAGGGGTCGAAATCGTCGACCGCCTCGCCCCCGCGCTCGAACCGCTCCAGCCACTCCGCCGTCACCCGCGCCTTTTGCGCCAGTTCCGCGGCGCTCCAGCCCAGAAGGGCGCGCGCCGCCCGGCACTGGCCGGCGGAAAGGGCGAGGTTGGCGGGAAGGGTTTCGGGCATGGCGGGCCTCCTGAACGAACGGGGTCTGACCCTGACGAGATAGGGCGGCGGGCGTCGATGTCACCCGCCTCAGGCGGCACCGCCCGGGCGCCTCGGGAGCGGTGTCACACCGCGTCGGCTGGGGCACCGGTGAGCAGGGCGTGGATCGCCTGCGCGTCGCGGCACTGGCGTAGCTTGCGCGCCACCTCGGGGTCGCGCAGCAGCCGCGCCACCCGCGCCAGCGCCTTGAGATGATCGGCGCCCGCCGATTCCGGTGCCAGCAGCAGGAAGATGAGGTCGACCGGCTCGCCATCGAGCGATTCGAAGTCAATCGGCCGCTCCAGCCGCGCGAACATGCCGAACAGCCGGTCCATCTTCGCCAGCTTGCCGTGCGGAATGGCGATGCCATTGCCGACGCCGGTGGAGCCGAGGCGCTCGCGCTGGTTCAGCGTCTCGAAAATCTCGCGCTCGTCCCGCTTCAGCAGCGTCGCCGCATGGGCGGAAAGCTCCTGCAGGGCCTGTTTCTTGCTGCCAACCTTGAGGGTCGGAAACACCGCGGACGGTGACAGAATGTCGATCAGAGCCATGAAACGATCCGCGGCGTGGCGATCCGGGTCGGGGCGAGACGAAGCGCGCGAACCGCCGCAGCGGCCGCGCGCTTCCCATGAGGTCGGGGGATCAATGGACGTCTTCCGCCTGGGCGCTGGCCGGCGGGTCCACCCAGCCGACATGCCCGTCCCCGCGCCGGTAGACGACGTTGATACGGCCGTGACCGGCATGGCGGAACACCAGGGCGGTGGCGCCGGTGAAGTCGAGTTCGAGAACCGCGTTGCTCACCGAGAGACGCGGCAGCGTCGCGGTCGCCTCGGCCACCACGGTCGGGCACCAGCCTTCCGTCGGCTCGGCGTCCTCATGGTCGGGGGCGGAGAACACGGTGAGCGGCACGGTCTCGCCGGCAGCGGCGGGCTCGGCGGCATTCTCGCCATTGGCGGCGCGGCGCTTGACCCGGCTCTTGTAGCGGCGGAGCCGCGTCTCGATCCGCTCCACGGCGGCGTCGGCGCTGGCATAGGGGTCCTGCGCATCGGCATGGGCCTGCAGCACTGTCCCGCTGTCGAGATGCAGCGCGCAATCCGCGCGATAGCCGGAGCCCTCGCGGGCGACCGTGACGTGGCCGGACCAGCCACCGTCGAAGTACTTGTCCATCGCCCCGGCGACGCGATCGGAAACGCGCTGCCTGAGAGCCTCGCCCACGTCGAGATTTTTTCCTGAAACCCGCAGCGGCATCGTGACTCGTCCTTCTGCTGGGGCGGGTCGGGAAGCGTTCGCGAATTCGCCCCTCGCCCTGCCCGAACTCCCTAACATGCCCGGCCGGTGCCACTAAGAGGTATGAGCCGGAAAGGAAAGTGTCAACGAGAAGCGGTGGACAGCGTGTGTGAAGCTTGTGTGAAGCCGTCCTGCACGCCTCGAGAGCGCCCTCGTCAGCCTCCGGCCGCCGCCGCCTGTTTCTCGCGCCGGCGCTGGACGGACGAGGGAATGCGCATGGCTTCACGGTATTTTGCCACCGTACGGCGGGCGATGTCGATCCCCGCCTCGCGCAGGCGCTGCACCAGCGTGTCGTCGGAAAGCACGTCGTCCGGGCTCTCCGCCTCGATCATCTGCTTGATGCGGAAGCGCACCGATTCCGCGGAATGCGCCTCGCCACCGTCGGAAGATGAAATAGACGACGAGAAGAAATACTTCATCTCGAAGATT comes from Ancylobacter polymorphus and encodes:
- the hpf gene encoding ribosome hibernation-promoting factor, HPF/YfiA family, whose product is MPLRVSGKNLDVGEALRQRVSDRVAGAMDKYFDGGWSGHVTVAREGSGYRADCALHLDSGTVLQAHADAQDPYASADAAVERIETRLRRYKSRVKRRAANGENAAEPAAAGETVPLTVFSAPDHEDAEPTEGWCPTVVAEATATLPRLSVSNAVLELDFTGATALVFRHAGHGRINVVYRRGDGHVGWVDPPASAQAEDVH
- a CDS encoding NAD(P)-dependent alcohol dehydrogenase; the protein is MPKMKAAIFVEPGRIVLDEKPIPDVGPLDALVRVTTTTICGTDVHILKGEYPVAKGLTIGHEPVGVIEKLGSAVTGYSEGQRVIAGAITPSGHSYACLCGCGSQDGPGMKHGFKPMGGWKFGNTIDGTQAEYVLVPDALANLAPVPDALTDEEVLMCPDIMSTGFSGAESGAVQIGDIVAVFALGPIGLCAVAGAKLKGATRIIGVDTVPERLAIARQLGCSDVVDFKQGDVVEQILALTDGRGVDVAIEALGTQHTFESALKVLRPGGTLSSLGVYSTDLKIPLGAFSAGLGDNKIVTTLCPGGKERMRRLIDVIASGRVDLKPLVTHRFKLDDIEAAYDLFSHQRDGVLKVAITP
- a CDS encoding helix-turn-helix domain-containing protein, translating into MPETLPANLALSAGQCRAARALLGWSAAELAQKARVTAEWLERFERGGEAVDDFDPSEAERVLRALEEGGVELLAPGQASSGGGAGLRIRQQGGYIPANRLSSANDG
- the yihA gene encoding ribosome biogenesis GTP-binding protein YihA/YsxC encodes the protein MEQADDTSAASAFTPDEIEAGRRLFAGEWTFLSAAPTIATLPPMRSIEIALAGRSNVGKSSLVNALTGRKALARTSVTPGRTQELIFFGLGPDLTLVDMPGYGFAKAPKDKVDAWTATVHAYLRGRANLARVFVLIDSRHGLKPIDRDVLDGLDKAAVSYAVVLTKADQLKPAELAQRVEETQAGLARRPAAFPLVFPTSSRDGSGIGELRAAVIRLMAERGVR
- the ptsN gene encoding PTS IIA-like nitrogen regulatory protein PtsN — its product is MALIDILSPSAVFPTLKVGSKKQALQELSAHAATLLKRDEREIFETLNQRERLGSTGVGNGIAIPHGKLAKMDRLFGMFARLERPIDFESLDGEPVDLIFLLLAPESAGADHLKALARVARLLRDPEVARKLRQCRDAQAIHALLTGAPADAV